In one Podarcis muralis chromosome 7, rPodMur119.hap1.1, whole genome shotgun sequence genomic region, the following are encoded:
- the LOC114603013 gene encoding chymotrypsinogen 2-like, producing the protein MASVWFLFCLAFLGAAHGCGTPAIHPVLSGYSRIVNGEEAVPGSWPWQVSLQDNTGFHFCGGSLISENWVVTAAHCNVRTSHLVVLGEFDQHNPAEDVQVIKIAQVFKNPKFNLFTVKNDITLLKLATPAQLTARVSPVCLPQATDDFPGGMTCVTTGWGLTKHTNKDTPDKLQQVALPLLTNEQCKKYWGARIADVMICAGAAGASSCMGDSGGPLVCQKDGAWTLVGIVSWGSGTCSPSSPGVYARVTELLPFIEETLAKN; encoded by the exons ATGGCTTCCGTCTGGTtcctgttctgcctggccttcctTGGTGCTGCCCATG GTTGTGGCACTCCAGCCATCCATCCGGTCTTGAGCGGCTATTCCCGAATTGTCAATGGAGAGGAGGCAGTCCCTGGATCGTGGCCCTGGCAGGTATCCTTGCAG GACAACACTGGCTTCCATTTCTGCGGAGGTTCTCTGATCAGCGAGAACTGGGTGGTCACCGCAGCCCACTGCAACGTCAG GACAAGCCACCTGGTGGTTTTGGGTGAATTTGACCAACACAATCCTGCTGAAGACGTTCAAGTCATCAAGATTGCCCAG GTTTTCAAGAACCCCAAGTTCAACCTTTTCACAGTGAAGAACGACATCACCTTGTTGAAGCTGGCCACCCCAGCCCAGCTGACGGCTCGCGTGTCTCCCGTGTGTCTGCCCCAGGCCACAGATGACTTCCCTGGGGGCATGACCTGCGTTACCACTGGATGGGGCCTTACCAAACACAcga ACAAGGACACTCCGGATAAACTGCAGCAGGTGGCCCTCCCTCTGCTGACCAATGAGCAGTGCAAGAAATATTGGGGGGCTCGCATCGCTGACGTCATGATCTGTGCTGGTGCCGCAGGGGCTTCCTCTTGTATG GGTGACTCTGGTGGCCCCTTGGTGTGCCAGAAGGATGGCGCCTGGACCCTCGTCGGGATTGTCTCCTGGGGCAGCGGCACTTGCTCCCCATCCAGCCCAGGGGTCTATGCCCGAGTGACTGAGCTCCTTCCCTTTATTGAGGAAACACTAGCTAAGAACTAA
- the LOC114602911 gene encoding chymotrypsin B-like — protein sequence MAALWFLSCLALVSAAQSCGVPSIQPVLTGYSRIVNGEEAVPGSWPWQVSLQEKSGWHFCGGSLVSERWVVTAAHCGVTTSNVVVLGEHDRSSSAEKVQKLAVEKVFTHPEWDPVAINNDIALIKLATPAEMTDTVSPVCLTDTADHFKSGDLCATSGWGKTRYNAFTTPNKLQQTALPLLSNEECKKSWGSNISDLMICAGAAGSSSCMGDSGGPLVCQEGNVWKLVGIVSWGSSRCSTTTPAVYARVSRLRAWADETMANN from the exons ATGGCAGCCTTGTGGTTTTTGTCCTGCCTGGCACTTGTCAGTGCCGCACAAA GTTGCGGCGTCCCTTCGATCCAGCCCGTCCTCACTGGCTACTCCCGCATTGTCAACGGGGAGGAGGCAGTGCCCGGATCATGGCCCTGGCAGGTCTCCCTGCAG GAGAAGAGCGGGTGGCATTTCTGCGGTGGGTCCCTCGTCAGCGAGCGCTGGGTGGTGACTGCTGCCCACTGTGGGGTGAC GACCTCCAACGTCGTGGTGCTTGGTGAACATGACCGCAGCTCCTCTGCCGAGAAAGTACAGAAGTTGGCTGTTGAGAAG GTCTTCACCCACCCAGAGTGGGACCCTGTTGCCATCAACAACGACATTGCCCTCATCAAGCTGGCCACCCCTGCTGAGATGACCGACACTGTGTCCCCCGTGTGCCTGACAGACACTGCTGACCACTTCAAGAGCGGAGACCTTTGTGCCACCTCTGGCTGGGGAAAGACACGCTACAACG CTTTCACCACCCCCAAcaagctgcaacaaacagccctACCCCTCCTGTCCAATGAGGAGTGCAAGAAGTCCTGGGGCAGCAACATCTCTGACCTGATGATCTGCGCTGGTGCAGCCGGATCTTCTTCCTGCATG GGTGATTCTGGCGGACCCCTTGTGTGCCAGGAAGGCAATGTCTGGAAGTTGGTGGGCATTGTGTCTTGGGGCAGCAGCCGCTGCTCAACCACCACCCCTGCTGTGTATGCCCGCGTCAGCCGCCTCCGTGCCTGGGCCGACGAAACCATGGCTAATAACTGA